The following proteins are co-located in the Roseofilum reptotaenium CS-1145 genome:
- a CDS encoding serine/threonine protein kinase, with amino-acid sequence MEQSFRYATYGLTLEANQPLPGLTPASANTPVDVWVDLNGMLRSPLTDDLPSGIDWIEKADGTYLQIWFRGDGRYGHVNFEIDSDATHIKATWPQSRIEDVTTLLVGQVLACALRLRGMLCLHACVVETDGRAIAIVGETGAGKSTTAAALANRGYSILADDIAVLQECEEHFLVQPGYPRLRLWPQSVNALYGSEADLTKIFRSSEKRFLDLSDNSKSDTAWQFQSEPLPLVAIYILGERKLGLEAPKIEPIPPAIAVMKLMQQRSVSHFKLDADKQGREFAGFGRVARQVPVRAISRKDSLEALPQLCDAILADLAGTTISASYK; translated from the coding sequence ATGGAGCAATCCTTTAGATATGCGACTTATGGCTTAACCTTAGAGGCGAACCAGCCTCTTCCCGGTCTAACGCCTGCGAGTGCTAATACGCCCGTAGATGTTTGGGTCGATCTGAATGGGATGTTGCGATCGCCGTTAACCGACGATCTTCCCTCTGGAATAGACTGGATAGAAAAAGCAGATGGCACCTACTTACAGATCTGGTTTCGCGGAGACGGACGATACGGACACGTTAATTTCGAGATAGACTCTGATGCGACTCATATCAAAGCAACTTGGCCTCAGTCTCGTATCGAAGATGTGACAACGTTATTGGTAGGACAGGTTCTCGCTTGTGCCTTGCGCTTGCGAGGTATGCTCTGTCTTCATGCTTGCGTCGTAGAAACCGACGGCCGGGCGATCGCGATCGTCGGGGAAACAGGAGCTGGAAAGTCAACGACGGCAGCCGCTTTGGCTAATCGAGGATACTCGATTCTAGCCGATGATATTGCAGTTCTCCAGGAGTGCGAAGAACATTTCCTGGTACAACCCGGATATCCTCGCCTGCGACTGTGGCCGCAAAGTGTGAATGCTCTCTACGGTTCGGAAGCTGACTTAACCAAGATTTTCCGATCTTCGGAGAAACGTTTTCTCGATTTAAGCGATAACAGTAAGTCTGACACCGCTTGGCAGTTTCAGAGCGAACCATTGCCCTTGGTGGCTATCTACATTCTTGGAGAACGGAAGCTGGGTTTAGAAGCGCCAAAGATAGAACCCATTCCTCCAGCAATAGCAGTGATGAAGTTGATGCAGCAGCGCTCTGTAAGTCATTTCAAATTAGATGCGGACAAGCAAGGGCGGGAGTTTGCTGGTTTTGGTCGCGTCGCCAGGCAAGTCCCCGTGCGCGCGATCTCTCGCAAGGATAGCTTGGAGGCATTGCCCCAACTCTGCGATGCTATTTTGGCAGATTTGGCTGGTACAACTATCTCCGCAAGCTATAAATAA
- a CDS encoding cytochrome P450 — MMEFNPRNAAFRANPYPVYDRLRATDPIHYRQSTEDWILTRYADIVTLLKDNRIDPRDGVEPLGDRTEPHPQDLQTPQDRQNPLLDRFLHLREESQRLRQHWIIVTNPPQHDRLQKVLNPGFTHQKISRLEPHLQMMADRAIDKVLASGNMDIIEDFAYPLVVEAISELLGIPVEDRQRLVPLAREIALSIDLNKSQTTYERGQFALTNLTQYFRKLISQLLEATEPQDNLMGTMLHAQAQGELSEDELLANSTFLFFTGQGSNHHIIGNGMLALLRHPEQLRLLQNNSTLMKTAIDECLRYDGPGQYIIRRPLADIEIGGQTIRKGEKMILVIGAANRDPEQFLEPDKFDICRQPNPYLTFGYGMRSCMGSRLAKLVARIGVGTLISRLPKITLANENPEWEESYKAHGLKSLQVLF, encoded by the coding sequence ATGATGGAATTCAATCCCAGAAATGCAGCATTTCGCGCCAATCCATATCCCGTCTACGATCGCCTCCGCGCCACAGACCCCATCCATTACCGGCAGTCAACAGAAGATTGGATTTTGACGCGCTATGCTGATATTGTGACCCTTCTCAAAGATAATCGCATCGATCCTCGCGATGGAGTAGAGCCACTGGGCGATCGAACCGAGCCACATCCGCAAGACCTGCAAACTCCTCAAGATAGACAAAACCCACTTCTCGATCGGTTTTTGCATTTGCGGGAAGAAAGCCAAAGGCTCAGACAACATTGGATTATTGTCACCAATCCACCGCAGCACGATCGCCTACAGAAGGTACTCAATCCAGGATTTACCCATCAAAAGATTAGCCGTCTCGAACCGCACCTGCAAATGATGGCCGATCGCGCTATTGATAAGGTACTGGCATCGGGAAATATGGACATCATTGAAGATTTTGCTTATCCGCTTGTGGTCGAAGCTATCTCAGAACTTCTCGGAATCCCTGTAGAAGATCGCCAGCGCCTCGTGCCCCTTGCGCGGGAGATCGCCCTATCCATCGATCTGAATAAATCCCAGACCACTTACGAACGGGGTCAATTCGCATTGACAAATCTGACACAATACTTTCGCAAATTAATTTCCCAATTGCTCGAGGCTACAGAGCCACAGGACAATCTTATGGGCACAATGCTTCACGCACAAGCCCAAGGAGAACTGAGCGAAGACGAGCTGCTCGCGAACAGTACATTTTTATTTTTTACGGGTCAAGGTTCCAATCACCATATTATCGGCAATGGGATGCTCGCCCTCCTGCGCCATCCCGAGCAATTGCGCTTGCTGCAAAACAATTCAACTTTGATGAAAACGGCGATCGATGAATGCTTGCGCTACGACGGCCCGGGACAGTACATTATCAGGAGGCCCTTAGCCGATATTGAAATAGGCGGTCAAACCATTCGGAAAGGAGAGAAAATGATTTTGGTTATTGGTGCGGCGAACCGCGATCCAGAGCAATTTCTCGAACCCGATAAGTTTGATATTTGCCGCCAGCCTAACCCATATCTTACCTTTGGTTATGGGATGCGTTCCTGCATGGGGTCGAGGCTGGCTAAGTTAGTCGCGCGGATAGGGGTAGGAACATTGATCAGTCGCTTACCGAAAATTACCTTGGCTAATGAAAACCCAGAATGGGAAGAATCTTATAAGGCTCACGGACTAAAATCCTTACAAGTATTGTTCTAG
- a CDS encoding nucleotidyltransferase domain-containing protein produces MIQEQTEHHIGSQIASQNQSDLAEKNLLLCCIRYQLNSATSSDVCGLLRTNLHWDILVQNAVQNNVFMILVQTLKATHPEVIPSSVLERIELKVQQRMTYNLFLTNKLLQVLNLFAEHNIQAIPFKGPIWANLAYGNMVLREFSDLDVLVRPQDFSKAKDVLIEQGYYDKKFGANEESLGEAQMVLPDRQVNIDVHYKLAPQDFYLQIEPELFFEGLQTLSFLGKEVATFSPESCIAISYLQGTKDSWNTLKRICDFGALIQTYPEVNWQQVMAQCGTDESDRVFLLGVAIAQTYLQISLPEIFSDKLKQFPEVVKVARQHKEYMYHKNMEYGYIFFIISLWERRENTLWSRLQYLLKIIFRVNASDRELFPLPDLLFFVYYPLRIVRLIGKHKITKEKISSLWNLFKG; encoded by the coding sequence ATGATTCAAGAACAAACAGAACATCACATAGGCTCTCAAATCGCCAGTCAGAATCAAAGCGATTTAGCTGAAAAGAACTTGCTTTTGTGCTGTATTCGTTATCAATTAAATTCAGCTACTTCCTCTGATGTTTGCGGTTTACTCCGGACTAATTTACACTGGGATATTCTGGTGCAAAATGCAGTTCAGAATAATGTCTTTATGATCCTGGTTCAAACTCTAAAAGCAACTCATCCAGAGGTCATTCCTTCATCTGTATTGGAGAGAATAGAACTTAAAGTTCAACAACGAATGACCTATAATTTGTTTCTGACCAATAAACTGTTGCAAGTGCTGAACTTATTTGCAGAACATAATATTCAAGCCATTCCTTTTAAGGGGCCAATCTGGGCAAATTTGGCTTATGGTAATATGGTATTGAGAGAGTTTTCTGATTTGGATGTCTTAGTTCGTCCTCAAGATTTCTCTAAAGCTAAAGATGTGCTGATTGAGCAAGGGTATTATGACAAGAAATTTGGTGCAAATGAAGAGAGTCTTGGAGAAGCTCAGATGGTGTTACCCGATCGCCAAGTGAACATCGACGTACATTATAAGTTAGCGCCACAAGACTTTTATCTACAGATCGAGCCTGAACTCTTTTTTGAGGGCTTGCAAACTTTATCTTTTTTGGGGAAAGAAGTCGCCACATTCTCTCCAGAAAGTTGTATCGCTATTAGTTATCTTCAGGGAACAAAAGACAGTTGGAATACATTAAAAAGAATCTGTGATTTTGGAGCATTAATACAGACTTATCCAGAGGTGAATTGGCAGCAAGTTATGGCTCAATGTGGAACAGATGAGAGCGATCGCGTATTTTTGCTGGGAGTTGCGATCGCCCAAACCTATCTACAGATTTCCCTTCCAGAGATATTTTCAGACAAGCTGAAGCAGTTTCCAGAAGTGGTGAAAGTTGCCAGACAACATAAAGAGTATATGTATCATAAAAACATGGAATATGGCTATATCTTCTTTATTATCAGTTTGTGGGAGAGAAGAGAAAACACTTTATGGAGTAGGTTGCAATATTTGCTAAAGATTATTTTTCGTGTGAATGCAAGCGATCGAGAATTATTTCCCCTGCCCGATCTTTTGTTTTTTGTCTATTATCCCCTGAGAATTGTCAGGTTAATCGGAAAGCATAAAATCACCAAAGAAAAAATATCGTCTCTCTGGAATTTATTCAAAGGTTGA
- a CDS encoding asparagine synthetase B family protein → MSGIVGIVNGDGQPIDTNLLQQMTDLMRPQAPDARDIWSEGYVGFGHALLRTTWESENEQQPLGLNGKIWITGDIRLDRRQELIERLRASGCNLENNAPDVDLVLHAYQVWGDACLERLSGDFAFAIWDSHEQRLFCARDQFGIVPFYYAQMGQTLVFSNHLNTVRFHPGVSDRLNESAIADFLLFGNNMDRATTTFADIQKLPPAHTLIYSEGRINIQRYWQLPEDVEYLNYQHPEEYVEQFRELFEHSVADRLRTHIAGSNLSGGMDSTSIAATAYRLMKANHSSVDFRAYTIIYKQLIPDDEGDYAAQVAEMAGFPIEYLVAEDYIGQAPPEHPDYIYPEPLLIPTQVAEVDLTRRVAAYSRVRLAGFGGDPAFEPVPSSQDKLRQDRNNILGYIDSLRARVRLRTRLHQWLKREPQEQQTIDFPDWFNPDFAERMQLKARQEEIYETYRVSPQRDRYGMATAPLWSNIFSWSDPGFTGFPLKARFPFFDLRLVSYLLSVPPTPWFENKFLLREAMKGLLPESVRQRPKTTLQGFPHYTFMQQHGLQPWMVELMTAPELTNYVNSELLLQKLQSIGQLTPASYNQAGLVLHLAYWLRHQ, encoded by the coding sequence ATGAGCGGTATTGTCGGTATTGTCAATGGGGACGGTCAACCCATTGATACCAATCTTTTACAGCAAATGACCGATTTAATGAGACCTCAAGCTCCTGATGCTAGGGATATATGGAGTGAGGGGTATGTGGGTTTCGGTCATGCTCTCTTGCGGACAACCTGGGAATCGGAAAATGAACAGCAACCTCTGGGTTTAAATGGGAAGATTTGGATTACCGGGGATATCCGCTTGGATCGCCGTCAGGAGCTAATTGAACGCTTGCGTGCTTCGGGATGCAATCTAGAGAACAATGCGCCTGATGTTGACTTGGTTTTACATGCCTATCAGGTTTGGGGAGACGCTTGTTTAGAACGACTGAGCGGGGATTTTGCTTTTGCCATTTGGGATAGCCACGAACAACGTTTATTTTGTGCCAGAGACCAGTTTGGCATTGTCCCCTTTTATTATGCACAAATGGGGCAAACTCTGGTGTTTAGCAATCATCTCAATACCGTGCGCTTCCATCCTGGAGTATCCGATCGCCTGAATGAGAGCGCGATCGCCGATTTCCTCCTCTTTGGTAACAACATGGATCGGGCGACCACCACCTTTGCCGATATCCAGAAATTGCCCCCCGCTCACACCCTAATTTACTCTGAAGGTAGAATTAACATTCAGCGTTACTGGCAATTGCCCGAAGATGTGGAATACCTGAATTATCAACACCCGGAAGAATATGTCGAGCAGTTTCGGGAATTATTTGAACACTCAGTTGCAGACAGACTGCGAACCCATATCGCTGGTAGCAATTTAAGCGGGGGAATGGACTCCACCAGTATTGCCGCTACTGCTTATAGGTTAATGAAGGCAAACCATTCCTCGGTAGACTTTCGAGCTTACACTATTATATATAAGCAACTGATTCCCGACGACGAAGGAGACTATGCCGCGCAAGTTGCTGAAATGGCAGGTTTTCCAATTGAGTATCTGGTAGCAGAAGACTACATCGGGCAAGCCCCTCCAGAACACCCAGATTATATATATCCCGAACCCCTATTAATTCCCACCCAAGTGGCTGAAGTCGATCTGACGCGGCGCGTAGCAGCATACAGTCGGGTGCGACTAGCTGGGTTTGGCGGCGATCCGGCATTCGAGCCAGTGCCCTCTTCCCAGGATAAGTTGCGACAGGATCGGAATAATATTTTGGGTTACATCGACTCCCTTCGCGCCCGAGTGAGGTTGCGAACCCGGTTGCACCAGTGGCTCAAAAGAGAGCCGCAAGAGCAACAAACGATTGATTTTCCTGACTGGTTTAACCCAGATTTCGCCGAACGAATGCAATTGAAAGCGCGACAGGAAGAAATATATGAAACATATAGGGTCTCGCCCCAGAGAGATCGCTACGGGATGGCGACTGCTCCCTTGTGGTCAAACATATTTTCTTGGTCCGATCCGGGCTTCACTGGTTTTCCTCTTAAAGCTCGCTTTCCCTTTTTCGATTTGCGCTTGGTATCATACTTGCTTTCTGTGCCGCCTACTCCCTGGTTTGAAAATAAATTCTTGCTCAGGGAAGCTATGAAAGGTCTGTTGCCCGAGTCCGTTCGCCAGCGACCTAAAACAACCCTGCAAGGGTTTCCTCATTACACTTTCATGCAGCAGCACGGACTTCAGCCCTGGATGGTGGAATTGATGACTGCACCAGAACTAACAAACTATGTCAACAGCGAGCTCCTGCTGCAAAAACTGCAATCGATTGGACAACTAACTCCTGCAAGCTATAATCAAGCTGGTCTAGTTCTGCACTTGGCATACTGGTTGCGTCACCAATAA
- a CDS encoding ExeM/NucH family extracellular endonuclease, which yields MALNPGDIAFVQYNADNPDNFAFVALVNIADSESILFTDNGWQSNNTFRANENTITWTPPAGGITAGTVVTITGTTASSGTLSATTPALSTSGDQILAYQGASDFIAAINNEGTTGVWQADATSSNTSALPQGLTNGTNAVALIEIDNAQYVGTTSGTQAELLAAINNSANWTGSNSTAQTFSGSFTVSGSPSPSPSPAPSITSIHDIQGSSAASALDGNTVTIEGIVVGDFQDGAGAGTNGDLNGFFVQEEDADADGNAVTSEGIFVFDGFSPAVNVQVGDKVQVTGEVEEFFGLTELTNVSNVTVVSSGNTLPTATDISLPVASTVTNADGELIPDLEQYEGMLVRFTDTLSVTEMFQLDRFGELRVSQGGRLEQFTQNNAPNVAGFATHQQDIARRNIVIDDGQTVQNPDPIIFPDGSLSTADGFRMGDTVTNLTGVVNFSRGSGGSGDQNYRIHPTVAPTFVSTNPRPATPNAVGGSLKVAGFNVLNYFTTLDEGSNTTANGNNPRGADNATEFTRQTEKLVTALSTLDADIVGLVEVENDFQAGSSGNAIENLVNELNASVGAGTYDWVNPGTQFVGDDVIAVGFIYKPSQVSLSGNSSILNTAAFLDPNNSGQNRNRAALAQTFTETTSGESFTAVVNHFKSKGSSGLTDTSNPDFDQLDGQGFWSDTRADAATALANWVNTDPTNSGDSDFLILGDLNAYAQEDAITNLENAGYTDLAQQFLGSDAYSFVFDGQTGTLDYALANSSLLSQVTGTTEWHVNADEPDAIDYNTDFGRNTGIFDGSVPFRNSDHDPVIVGLNLGASAPTPTPTPTPTPTPTPTPTPGNGTVEISLNAEQVAAVVAALDNPPPFPSPNLASVTITGINTFDLLLGDNQNETFNARGGPDIVVAGGGDDNVNGEAGADLLIGNQGRDIISGDAGNDVIFGGQGDDAARGGDGGDLVSGDRGNDLLQGNGGNDQLFGGSGNDNLNGGPGNDLAYGGRGDDLLRGGQNDDILIGNLGNDGLRGDAGNDRLLGNQGADYLDGGVGNDTLRGGRDSDTLLGGTGDDLLYGDIGNDSLVGGVGSDVFVLQNGRGTDRIADFGTGDRIGLAGGLTVQQLQITQTGANVTLSFGNQILAVVEQTNVSALTPDLFLSV from the coding sequence ATGGCACTCAATCCAGGGGACATCGCATTTGTCCAATACAACGCCGATAACCCAGACAACTTCGCTTTCGTTGCTCTTGTCAATATTGCCGATAGCGAATCTATTCTCTTCACCGATAACGGTTGGCAATCTAACAACACCTTTCGTGCTAATGAAAACACTATTACCTGGACTCCCCCTGCTGGCGGCATCACTGCGGGAACGGTGGTAACCATTACCGGAACTACAGCATCTTCCGGGACACTCAGTGCAACTACACCTGCACTAAGTACCAGTGGAGACCAGATCCTCGCCTATCAGGGAGCATCTGACTTTATCGCCGCTATTAACAATGAAGGGACGACAGGAGTATGGCAAGCTGATGCCACTAGTAGTAATACCTCAGCATTACCTCAAGGACTCACCAACGGCACTAATGCTGTAGCCTTGATTGAAATCGATAATGCCCAGTACGTAGGCACTACATCTGGGACTCAAGCTGAATTACTCGCTGCTATCAATAATTCTGCCAATTGGACGGGTAGTAATAGTACAGCTCAAACCTTCTCTGGAAGCTTTACTGTTAGTGGTTCTCCCTCTCCCTCACCTTCACCTGCTCCCTCCATCACCTCAATTCACGACATCCAGGGAAGCAGCGCGGCTAGTGCCCTTGATGGCAATACGGTAACGATTGAAGGTATTGTTGTTGGCGACTTCCAAGACGGAGCTGGAGCTGGAACCAATGGCGATCTCAATGGCTTTTTTGTCCAAGAAGAAGATGCCGATGCTGATGGAAATGCCGTCACCTCAGAAGGAATTTTTGTCTTTGACGGTTTCAGTCCTGCGGTTAATGTCCAGGTGGGCGATAAAGTGCAAGTGACTGGAGAAGTTGAGGAATTTTTTGGTCTGACGGAGCTAACTAACGTCAGCAACGTTACGGTTGTTTCTTCTGGAAATACTTTACCTACTGCGACGGATATCTCCCTTCCCGTTGCTTCCACGGTAACTAATGCGGATGGCGAACTCATCCCCGATCTGGAACAATACGAAGGGATGTTAGTCCGCTTTACCGATACCTTGAGTGTAACGGAAATGTTTCAGCTCGATCGCTTCGGAGAGCTAAGAGTTTCCCAAGGCGGACGCTTAGAACAGTTTACGCAAAATAATGCTCCCAATGTGGCCGGATTTGCTACTCACCAGCAAGATATTGCCCGGCGTAACATTGTTATTGATGACGGTCAAACGGTTCAAAATCCTGACCCCATTATCTTTCCTGATGGTAGCCTCTCTACTGCTGATGGCTTCCGCATGGGAGATACCGTAACCAATTTGACTGGAGTAGTCAACTTTAGTCGGGGGAGTGGGGGTTCTGGAGACCAAAACTACCGCATTCACCCCACGGTTGCACCGACGTTCGTCTCGACTAACCCCCGGCCGGCAACGCCTAATGCTGTTGGTGGCAGCCTAAAAGTCGCTGGTTTCAATGTTCTCAATTACTTCACTACTCTAGATGAAGGCAGCAACACCACTGCTAATGGTAATAACCCTCGTGGCGCAGATAATGCCACAGAGTTTACTCGGCAAACGGAAAAACTGGTTACAGCGTTAAGTACTTTAGATGCTGATATTGTTGGGTTAGTGGAGGTTGAAAATGACTTTCAAGCCGGAAGTAGCGGTAATGCGATTGAAAATCTGGTGAATGAGTTAAATGCCTCGGTTGGTGCCGGAACCTATGATTGGGTGAATCCGGGAACTCAGTTTGTGGGGGATGATGTGATCGCGGTAGGATTCATCTACAAACCGAGTCAAGTGTCTCTCTCTGGTAATAGCAGCATCTTAAATACAGCCGCTTTCCTCGACCCGAACAATTCTGGACAGAACCGCAACCGTGCGGCTTTAGCCCAAACCTTCACCGAAACCACTTCTGGGGAAAGCTTTACCGCTGTTGTCAATCACTTCAAGTCTAAGGGCAGTTCTGGCCTGACTGATACCAGTAATCCAGATTTTGACCAGTTGGATGGTCAAGGGTTTTGGTCTGATACCCGTGCTGATGCGGCTACTGCTCTGGCCAATTGGGTCAATACTGACCCCACCAATAGCGGCGATAGTGATTTCTTGATTTTGGGCGATCTCAACGCCTATGCTCAAGAAGATGCGATTACTAACCTGGAAAACGCAGGATATACAGATTTAGCCCAACAGTTTCTCGGCTCTGATGCCTATTCGTTCGTCTTCGACGGACAAACGGGAACCCTAGACTATGCTCTGGCGAATTCCAGCTTGCTCTCGCAGGTGACTGGAACGACGGAGTGGCACGTCAATGCAGATGAACCCGATGCGATCGACTATAATACGGACTTTGGTCGGAATACTGGTATTTTTGATGGATCAGTTCCCTTCCGCAACTCCGATCACGACCCCGTAATTGTTGGTCTTAATCTAGGAGCGTCTGCACCAACGCCAACGCCGACTCCTACGCCGACTCCCACCCCAACGCCAACCCCGACTCCTGGGAATGGAACGGTTGAAATTAGTCTGAATGCGGAACAGGTTGCTGCTGTAGTGGCAGCTTTGGATAATCCTCCTCCTTTCCCCTCGCCCAATTTAGCCAGCGTAACTATCACGGGAATCAATACGTTTGATCTTCTTCTGGGAGACAACCAGAATGAGACGTTCAATGCTAGAGGGGGCCCGGATATCGTTGTTGCTGGTGGTGGAGATGATAACGTCAATGGAGAGGCTGGAGCCGATCTGCTAATTGGTAATCAAGGTCGCGATATTATCAGTGGTGATGCTGGGAATGATGTTATTTTTGGTGGTCAAGGTGATGATGCTGCCCGTGGTGGTGATGGCGGCGATCTGGTAAGTGGCGATCGCGGTAACGACCTGTTGCAAGGAAATGGGGGTAATGACCAACTCTTTGGTGGTAGCGGTAATGATAACCTCAATGGAGGGCCGGGTAACGACTTGGCCTATGGTGGACGAGGGGACGATCTGCTGCGTGGCGGTCAAAATGACGATATCCTTATCGGTAATTTAGGTAATGATGGTCTACGTGGAGATGCCGGTAACGATCGGTTATTGGGCAATCAAGGCGCGGATTACTTAGATGGCGGTGTGGGTAACGATACTCTGCGTGGAGGTCGAGACAGCGATACTCTCCTCGGTGGTACTGGCGATGATCTCCTCTATGGAGATATCGGTAATGATAGTCTCGTCGGTGGAGTCGGGAGTGATGTCTTTGTGCTACAGAATGGTCGTGGAACCGATCGCATCGCTGATTTTGGTACAGGCGATCGGATTGGGTTAGCTGGAGGGTTAACCGTCCAACAGTTACAAATTACCCAAACTGGAGCCAATGTTACTCTTTCATTTGGCAATCAAATCCTAGCAGTGGTGGAACAAACCAATGTGAGTGCCTTAACTCCCGACCTATTCCTGAGCGTATAA
- a CDS encoding ABC transporter ATP-binding protein gives MQSQLQLLKNLKRAIALVWQSTPFWATLTIILVFLQGLLPLASLYLMKLLIDTVTAGIGKGMAAFYDVLAIVILVGITALITNLLRALSGYATQAQSQIVTDSVNDILHSKSVELDLEYYENANFYNSLHRAQQEASYRPQNLLNSLLQLAQNAISLVAIAALLLSLHWSISLVLLAAALPVLLVRLQQSKILYRQQKTWTGKERMAWYFHWMLTLNSYAKEIRLFDLGSLFRRRYYNLRQEIRQEKLALARQRAIADFLTQLSGILAIFAVFSFIAYQTIQGEITLGSLVMYYQGFQRGQAFLGQLLSNIASLYENSLFLSHLYEFLDLKPTIANPIHPQWLPQPFQKGLRFENVSFQYPHSRRPLLEDINLTIPAGETVALVGENGAGKTTLIKLLCRLYDPTNGRITIDGVDLRELSVIDWRRNISVVFQDYVRYNLTVRENIGFGNIDHIDNHPDIIKAAQKSGAEGIISRLPRGYDTMLGTQFEEGEELSIGEWQKVAIARAFLRPAQLLILDEPTSALDAEAEYEVFEQFRQLIQGKTAILISHRLSTVKMVDRIFVLENGSIVETGSHEELLGVGGTYARLFAIQAKYYQ, from the coding sequence ATGCAATCTCAACTACAACTGCTCAAAAATCTGAAAAGAGCGATCGCTTTAGTTTGGCAAAGCACTCCCTTTTGGGCGACTCTGACGATTATCCTCGTCTTCTTACAAGGTTTATTGCCGTTAGCCTCACTGTATTTAATGAAGTTACTGATTGATACGGTGACTGCGGGGATTGGCAAGGGGATGGCTGCCTTTTATGATGTCCTGGCGATCGTGATTCTGGTGGGGATAACGGCACTGATTACCAATCTACTACGGGCTTTATCTGGGTATGCCACCCAAGCTCAATCGCAAATTGTTACTGATTCTGTCAATGATATTTTACACAGCAAATCCGTTGAGCTTGACCTGGAATATTACGAAAATGCCAATTTTTATAATTCTCTCCACCGCGCTCAACAGGAAGCCAGCTATCGACCGCAAAACCTACTCAATAGTTTGCTACAGTTGGCTCAAAATGCAATTTCTCTGGTGGCGATCGCCGCATTACTGCTCTCCCTCCATTGGTCAATTAGTCTAGTCTTATTAGCCGCAGCACTTCCCGTGTTATTGGTTCGTTTACAGCAGAGCAAAATACTGTACCGGCAGCAAAAAACTTGGACGGGTAAAGAGCGTATGGCTTGGTACTTCCATTGGATGCTGACGCTGAATTCCTATGCCAAAGAAATCCGGTTATTCGATCTTGGCTCTCTATTTCGCCGACGTTATTATAACCTACGCCAGGAAATTCGTCAAGAAAAATTAGCTCTGGCTCGGCAACGGGCGATCGCCGATTTTTTAACTCAATTGAGTGGTATTCTCGCGATTTTTGCCGTATTTAGTTTTATTGCCTATCAAACCATCCAAGGAGAAATCACGCTCGGAAGTTTGGTCATGTATTACCAAGGCTTTCAACGAGGTCAAGCCTTTTTAGGACAGCTTCTGTCTAATATAGCGAGTTTATATGAAAATAGTTTGTTTCTCTCCCATCTTTACGAATTCCTGGACTTAAAACCCACTATTGCTAATCCGATCCATCCTCAATGGCTTCCTCAACCTTTCCAAAAAGGTTTAAGATTTGAAAATGTTTCCTTCCAATATCCCCATAGTCGTCGTCCCTTACTCGAAGACATTAATCTGACGATTCCCGCAGGAGAAACAGTCGCGTTAGTGGGAGAAAATGGCGCAGGAAAAACCACGTTAATTAAATTATTATGTCGTCTCTACGATCCGACAAATGGACGAATTACAATTGATGGCGTTGACTTGCGCGAACTTTCTGTTATCGATTGGCGACGAAACATAAGTGTCGTGTTTCAAGATTATGTGCGCTACAATTTAACAGTTCGAGAAAATATTGGCTTTGGGAACATTGACCATATTGATAATCACCCAGATATCATCAAAGCCGCGCAAAAATCCGGAGCGGAAGGAATTATTTCTCGACTGCCAAGAGGCTATGATACCATGTTAGGAACGCAATTTGAAGAAGGAGAAGAATTGAGCATTGGCGAATGGCAAAAAGTGGCGATCGCTCGTGCATTTTTGCGTCCAGCTCAACTGCTGATTCTCGATGAACCCACCAGCGCACTTGATGCTGAGGCAGAATATGAAGTATTTGAACAATTCCGTCAACTGATTCAAGGAAAAACCGCTATTCTCATCAGCCATCGTCTGTCTACAGTCAAGATGGTCGATCGCATCTTTGTTTTAGAAAATGGTAGCATTGTTGAAACAGGCTCTCACGAAGAATTGCTGGGAGTAGGCGGTACTTACGCTCGCTTGTTTGCTATTCAAGCTAAGTATTATCAATAA
- a CDS encoding lasso RiPP family leader peptide-containing protein yields the protein MRQINENQGNTAEHREYRTPKLRKFGSVSELTLTQPRPATGNDGGSFFNQYGS from the coding sequence ATGCGACAAATAAATGAAAACCAAGGAAATACTGCCGAGCACAGGGAATACCGCACTCCCAAACTGCGGAAATTTGGCAGTGTGAGCGAGCTGACTCTGACTCAGCCTCGTCCTGCCACCGGGAATGATGGCGGTTCATTCTTTAATCAGTATGGTTCCTAA
- a CDS encoding 2OG-Fe(II) oxygenase — translation MFDQLTLFESDLMHEVKPVTAGERLTIVSWFLGEE, via the coding sequence ATGTTCGATCAATTAACCCTGTTTGAGAGCGATCTGATGCATGAAGTGAAGCCAGTGACGGCCGGGGAGCGATTGACGATTGTCAGTTGGTTCTTGGGAGAAGAATAA